In the genome of Triticum urartu cultivar G1812 chromosome 5, Tu2.1, whole genome shotgun sequence, one region contains:
- the LOC125506287 gene encoding zinc finger protein ZAT12-like, with protein sequence MKRLRFGEEPEVDGAAIAHEVMLLLAARSAAMGGGEPVARPRAFECKTCNRQFPSFQALGGHRASHKRPRGDPISEQASAPAPAPARRHGCTVCGVEFALGQALGGHMRRHRAHEQEGSAHEPVVAEREPGETRRGLLLGLDLNAAPAEQALELSLWA encoded by the coding sequence ATGAAGAGGCTGAGGTTTGGCGAGGAGCCGGAGGTGGATGGTGCCGCCATAGCCCATGAGGTGATGCTGCTGCTCGCCGCGCGGAGCGCCGCGATGGGGGGCGGCGAGCCGGTGGCGCGGCCGCGCGCGTTCGAGTGCAAGACGTGCAACCGCCAGTTCCCGTCGTTCCAGGCGCTCGGCGGCCACCGCGCCAGCCACAAGCGGCCGCGGGGCGATCCGATCAGCGAGCAGgcgtcggcgccggcgccggcgcccgCGAGGAGGCACGGGTGCACGGTCTGCGGCGTGGAGTTCGCACTCGGGCAGGCGCTGGGCGGGCACATGAGGCGCCACCGCGCCCACGAGCAGGAGGGGAGCGCTCACGAGCCGGTAGTCGCCGAGCGGGAGCCCGGCGAGACAAGAAGGGGGCTGCTGCTGGGCTTGGACCTGAACGCTGCTCCCGCTGAGCAGGCCCTGGAACTCTCTCTCTGGGCCTGA